Within the Melopsittacus undulatus isolate bMelUnd1 chromosome 5, bMelUnd1.mat.Z, whole genome shotgun sequence genome, the region GAGACGTCGGCTTCAACCACCCAGAGGTTGGCTCTCTCCTCTGGTGGCACTGTGGGACATGGAATGGGGTGAGAGCGGCCACATCCTGCCCTGTGTccccccagcacctcccagccctgcttgtcccccccccccagcatcatCCCCAAGGACTTGCCAGGTGTTGCCACGGGTGTCACCGACACGTCCTGGGGCAGGATGGCTCCTCTCCTGGCCACCATCTTGGTGACGTGCTGGGCCCACGCAGAGGACACGTCAGCTGAGGGCTCGTTGATGTCAAACGCTAACCCAGCTGCAAGGACAGCAGAGAGCCTGGTCAGTGGGGACAACGGGgacagcagggagctgctgagATGTGtccctcccacacaggatcatggaatggtttggcttggaagggaccttaaagctcctccagttccaacccctgccatgggcagggaccccttccactggagcagctgctccaagcccctgtgtccaacctggccttgagcactgccagggatggggcagccacagcttctctgggcaccctgtgccagcgcctcagcaccctcacagggaacagcttctgccttatctccaacctgaacttcccctgtttcagtttgaacccatcaccccttgtcctgtcactccagtccctaatgaagagcccctttccagcatctttccagacactggaagctgctctgaggtctccaagcagcttctcttctccaggctcaacagccccagtgttctcagcctggctccatatcagagctgctccagcccctgatcatccttgtggcctcctttggacttactccaacagctccatgtccttctgatgctgaggacaccagagctgcacacagtgctgcacgtggggtctcacagagcagagcagaggggcaggatgtcCCCAGACCTGCTCCCAGGACCTCCctggacctgctgctcacactcctgatgcagcccagcacacataCCCACAGGGCCGTCGTGTGTCACGGTGTGCATGCTGAAGGACAGCTCCTGGCCTGGGTCACGCAGCAGCTCCTTGCGCTTGGAGAAGGCCTTTGCGATCATCTTGCTCTTCTTGATCTTCTTGGGTTGGTCATCGCTCTGCCCCGtcagcctggggacacagcagGGACATGGGGTGGCCCAGGCACAAGAGACCCTCCCCAGGGTCTGGACAGAGACACTAAGTGATAGGACCGAGCTGGACGGGTCCCCTGCAGATGGAGGTGCCCCACAAGCAGGACATGAGATGCCTGCAGAGTGAGAGAGGCCACCCCATTCCTACACTGCCATCTGCTGTGAGCCCACAGCTCATCAAGGGCCAAAAGCCTGAACCTCTCAGGACATTGGATGGGGCAGGAAGGGCTGACACCTTCGGGGTCCTACCTGCACCATGTGCGCCTCCAGATGAGCAGTGTGGCCTTGGTCCAGACCCATGTGCTCATGGAGATGCCAGTGCCGAACATGGCAAAGAGGTTGATCTTCTCCACCAGCAGGCTCGGCCGGTTCTTGATCTCACACTCAGGGATGGGCTTGTTGGTCTGCGTGGCGATGGTCACGTTGGCCTCACACCTGTGGGGACACTGGCCATAAGGAAGGGACACCCAGTGACACACCTCTGCAAAGTGAGATGTGGTTGGAATGCTGGTGGGGGACATGGGATTCCTCCTCCGCTTCTCCACGTCCACCACTAAATTCAAGGTCCTAGGATCCCATCCGCCCTCCTATTCCCGTCCACATCCCCATCCTTGTCCCTGTCCCACTCACAGGACATAATCCCGAAAGCTGCGTTCCCACTCTGCCTGGTTGAAGAAGTCATAGAAGTGGCAACCAAAAGTGATGAAGACAAAGCCAAAGGCCAAGAAGCCAAAGATGCCTGGAAGAGAAGTGGGACATCCCCAGTTTAGCTGGACCCCAGTGACAAACAGGAGCCATGCTCCATCACTACAGCTTCGTTCCCCACTGCAGGCACCCCCAGGATGTGGGATAAGACTGTTGGGGTTTCCAGGAAGCACAacatccccattcccactcaGATCCTCATGGAAACAGTGCCAGTGGAGCAGCACTCACCCAGGCGCAGCATGGTCTCGTTGATCTTGCTGGCTGCCTTCTCGCTCAGCAGCCCAGGGTGGTTGCTCTTGATGGAGAAGAGCGTCATGACCCCTGTGTGGGAGGGATGAGGTGGTCAGGCCTGGGGGACACCCACActcaccccatccccatggcagggtgACCCAAACCTACCCTGGATGAGGAAGTAGCCACCCACGACGAGGACAAGCCCGATGGGCGCCAGGACAAAGCCAGCCCGGTACCGGTAGTTCTTGTACCCCACGAAGCAGATGCCACTGACAGAGTCACCGTCCACCTGGGGAGATGGGGACAGAAGGAGCCATGTGGCTGTGGCCACCTCTCCCTGTGCATGTCACCACCAGGACATGGGATGGAGGTGCCGGTACCTGTGCTACAGCCAGAATGGCCACGGTGAGGACGAAGGGGATGGACCAGGTGATGAGGTGGAAGTAGGAGGTCTTGCCCACCAGCGGCTGGTAGGTGGTGCCCAGCGCCTTGAAGGAGGTGTGCCAGGCATAGGTGAGCATGACAAACCAGATGACACCCGACATCAGCGAGTAGTAAAcgatgatgaagatgatgacaCAGGAGAGCGTCTCGTTGGAGCTATGGATGAGGTGAGACAAGAGCATCACCAACgggacagggaggaggaaggagatcGCCATCCCCTTCCAAGAGGCATGGAGGATCCAGAGGACACCTGGAACATGGcagtggtgggatggggatggaggtgacACATACGTGGGCTCTCCCAGCCGCATGGTGCCGTCAGCCCGGCACACGATCTCATCACGGGCTCCATCCATGAACTGTGCCAACCACCCGATGCTGCCCACGAAGAAGCAGGCGTTGACGTAGAAGAGGATGACGGCCGGGTAGCGGTTGGAGTTCCTCCAGTCAGCAACAAATGTGGCCTGGTGGAGGAGGACAGAGGGACAGCTTGGAGCCTCGTCCACTTCTGGGGACCCCATCCCATGTCCCCCCGTGTCTCACCAGGGTGAAGAAGGTGCAGAAGATGGTGACGGAGCTGAAGGCAGCGATGTAGACGTGCATCTCGCGGTGCTCCTTCTCGGTGAAGAGCGGGTTCTGGCACTGGATGCCACAACCCTCCACGTCCTCGTACCAGCTCTTGGGGTTGTCTGTCCTCACCAGCGGTGCCTCGCACTGCCCCGAGCTGTTGAACTTGATGTTCTGCACCTCGTTCTGCCGGAGGAGAAGTGAGGCCatgaggaggaggcagcaccCTCATGGTGAAGGCTGTGGACACCAGTCCCCCATGGAGGGCTGGGAACAGGCAGCGCTTCCCTGCTCCTACTGCTCTCTGAGAATCAgggaatcagccaggttggaaaagccctttaagctcatccagcccaaccattcccagccctgccaaggccacccctaacccatggcactgaggcctcgtctccacgctgtgtgaacacctgcagggacggtgcctgcagccctgccctgggcagcctgttccaatgcctgagcaccctgtggggcaggaattgttcctcagctccatctaaagctgccctggtgcagcttgaggccgtttcctcttgtcccatcccttgttccttgggagcagagcccagcccctcctggctccatcctcctggcaggcacttggagggagccatcaggtcccccctgagccttctcttctccatctgaaccccccagctccctcagccattccccatctctcttgtgctccaggccctgcaccagctccattgcccttctctggccctgctccagcccctcaaggtctctcttgcagtgaggggcccagaactgaacacaggattcaggtgcagcctcaccagtgcccagcacaggggcacaatccctgccctggccctgctgctgcactggtgctgatccaggccaggatgctgggggctccTTGGACACCTGAACCCAAACCCATGTTCAGGTCTGTCACTAAATGGGATATGGAGCCTGTGGTGTCCCCCCCATACCGGGCATCCCTCAGGGAAGCGGTCCGTGGTGCACTTGAGGAAGTCTGGCCATCCGCGCTCGCGCTCCACGATGGTGCATGGTGCCCGGGTGGCCTGGCACAGGGTCTGGCTGGGCAGCTCCACCTGCCCGTCCTCACACTTGGGCATGTAGACAGcgcagagcaggggctggatgACGTCCCAGCAGCGTGGGGCATTGCGCAGGCCTGTGGGGACAACCTGTCACCACCCTGCATGGACACGGCCCCTGTGGCCCCAcacatggggatgggatggggcaggccCCACCATGTGCCCATCAGCTCAGCACCAGGACCCCTCTATAACACCGCGGGGGTGCTGGAACCATTGCCCTGTCTTATGCTGCTCCCCTGCCACAGGGATTCAGCCCCAGTCCCTGCTATACTGCTGCCCTCCATACTGTACCCATCCCTGGTCCACTGCTGTACAGGTATATGTACAGTACCCCGTCATGGTCCCCCACTATACTGTCCCCATCACTGTGCTTATCCCCATTCCCCTTCCCCTCTATGCTGTGCCCATGCCTGAGCCTCACCTGGACTGTACCCGGTCCCCTGCTATGCTGCTCTATACTGTACCTAGTTCCCTGCTATACTGCTCTCTTATATGCTACACCCCAGCCCCTATTCCCCACTATACTGCTCCCCTCTGTACTGTACCTATCCACAGTCCCCTGCTGTACTGCTCCTCTCTACACTGTAACCATCCCCAGGCCCACTTTATACAGCTTTCTGTCTTACTCCTGCCCTATCCCCTGCTATACTGCTCCCTCTCTATATTGTACCCAGCTCATACCCCCACTGTGCTGCCCCTGTCTACACTGTACCCATCCCCATAACCCTGCTGTACAGATTTCTATACTGTACCCGTCCCAAATCCCCCACTATACAGCTCTCCTCTACACTGTACCCATCTTCTGCCCTTACTATACTGTTTTCTATACTGTACTCATCTCCAGTCCTTTCCTATACTACTCCCCCCTATACTGCACCCGTCTCTGTCCCCTATTACAGTTTTATGTTCATACCCTGCTATACTGCTCCCCTGTACTCTGTACCCAGCTGCAGTCCCTTTCCATACCATACTCATCCCTTATCCCCCATTATACAGCTCCCTTCTATACTGTCCCCATCCCCAATCCCGCTATACAGCTATCTGTACCGTACCCATCCCCTGTCCCCACTATACAACTTTCCATACTGTATGCGTCCCCAGTCCCCTGCTATACTGCTCCCGTCTATACTGCACCATCTCTAGTCCCCTTCTATACACCTTCCTAGACTGTACCCATCTCCTGTTCCCCACTGTACTGCTCCCTCTGTACACCGCACCCatctccagccccatcccataCAGCCTCCTGTAGGATACTCATCCCCTATCTCCCACTATactgtccccatccccaacTCCCTGCCATACAGCTCCCTCCATACTGTCCCCATCCCCAATTCCCTGCTATACAGCTCCCTCCataccatccccatccccaatTCCCTGCCATACAGCTCCCTCCataccatccccatccccagttCCCTACCATACAGCTCCCTCCATACCATCCCCCATTACCCATACCCTGTCCCCATCTCCAGGCCCCCGTTACGGAGCTCTCCCCGCTCCCTCACACCGCACCCTCCGCATGCCCCGGGCCTCTCCCCGTCCCATCCCGTCCGTACCGGACCACAGCAGGAGCTTCCCATGCGCCTCCTCCTGCGAAGCCGAATCCGTGGCCAACACCGTGGATGTGGCCGCGTATGGCAGCGCCGAACCGAGGCAGGACCCGAACCGCAGCTGCTCGCAGGACGCGGTCCGACGGCAGCGCTCGGGCCCGGCCGAGCCGTTGAGCAGCGGGGCTGCGGGGCAGCGCCGGCCGCTCAGCAGCAGCGCCGTGCCCAGGACCAGCGCCCACCGCCCGGCCGGAGCCGCCATCCCGGCCCGCAGCCGGCGCTACGCGGCCCCGCGGTCCGCCATGCCCCCGCCGCCCTTTGTTGGGCTCGGCCGGGCCCcgctcctcctccttcccccctcaGCGCGGCCTGGGGCGGGTgaggagagaggggaggggaaaaagtaaGGTTTGGGGAGGAGAAAAGTGAAGTTTTTGTtgcatggggcagggagggaggggggagggagggaaggggggtgGGGGCGGGGATCGTGCGcgggggaaggggaaggggggtcGGCTGAGGGGGAATGGTGGGGTTTGTGAGGGAAAGTTGGGGTTTGTGAGGGGAAAGTGGGGTTTAAGGGGGAAAGGATGAGGTTTGTGAGGGAAAGTTGGGTTTTGAGAGGGAAAGTTGGGGTTCGAGGGGtaaatgttggggttttgaGGGCAAATGTTGGGGTTTATGAGGGAAAGTTGGGGTTTGACGGGTAAAGGATGGGGTTTGTGAGGGGAATGTGGGGTTTGTGAGGGAAAGTTGGGGTTTGAGGGGTAAATGTTGGGGTTTATGAGGGAAAGTTGGGATTTGAGGGGTAAATGTTGGGGTTTGTGAGGGGAAAGTGGGGTTTTGAGGGGGAATGTTGGGGTTTGTGAGGGGAAGTTGGGGTTTGAGGGGTAAATGTTGGGGTTTGTGTGGGGAAGTTGGGGTTTAAGGGGGAAATGTTGGGGTTTGTGAGGGAAAGGATGAGGTTTGTGAGGGGAAAGTGGGGTTTTGAGGGGGAAATGTTGGGGTTTATAAGGGAAAGTTGCGGTTTGAGGGGTAAAGGATGGGGTTTGTGAGGGGAAAGTGGGGTTTCAGGGGGAAATGTTTATGCTTGTGAGGGAAAGTTGGGGTTTAAGGGGGAAATGTTGGGGTTTGTGAGGGAAAAGCTGATtttgggggagggagaaggcgctttggggaggggaagagcGGCTTTGGAAGGGGAGGAGTTTGGGATTGAAGAAGGGTTTAGTTTTGGGAGAGAAGTTGGATTTGGGGGAGGTTTGGGACAGGGGAACTgattttgaggggaaaaattgcttttttagGGGAATAAAAGTTGTTTTGGAGACCAAAAAGTTACTTTTAGGGAGTAAAGTTGCTTTCTGGGGCAGAAAAGTCACTTTTCCAGAGGAGAAAAGTTGTTTTCAAGGGAGATAAGTCACTTTTAAGGGAGGAAAGTTAGATTTGGGAAGGGGAAACGCACTTTTTTATGGGGAGAACTacttttggggaagaaaaagttggggtttggaggagaaaaggcaCTTTGGGGGTGAAAAGTCACTTTCTGGGGACAAAAGTAGCTTTTTGGGGAACAAAATGCTTTATTGGGTGagaaaagtttctttttggggcaaaaagtaacttttttggGGGTGGAATGTTACTTTGGGGGAGGAATAGCTGCTGCTTAGAGGAGAAGAACGGCATTTGGGAATGAGAAGTTACTATGGTGGGAGAAAAGCCACTTTTTGGGGATGAAAGTTGCTTTTTTAGGGAACAAAATGTACTTTTTGAGGTGAGAAAAGTCTCTTTTTACTCAAAAAGTAACTTTTGGGAGGAAGGTTCCTTTTGGGGGAGGATAAGTCGCTTTTTGGCGTAGGAAAGTTGCCTTTGGGAGGGGAGAAAAGTCAGGTTTAGGGGACAAAAGGCACTTTATTGGGAGAAAAGAGACTCTTGGGTTAGAAAAGTCACTTGGAGGGGAGGAAGCTACTTTTAGgggaagaaaaatcacattttggGGGCTAAGAGTCACTAGTGCGGAAGGAAAAGTTGATTTTGGGGGAGAAAAGTTGAGGGACAAAGGGCAGTTTGGGGATGAAAAGTCCCTTTTGAGCGCAGAAAAGTTACTTTTAGGGGAGGAAAAGTCACTTTTGAGGGACACAAGTTGCTTTTCGGGGAGAAAAGATACTTGGTTTGGAGGGGGAAGTTACTTTTGGGAGAGGAAAAGTCATTTTGGGGTGAAGAAAAGCCACTTTTAGGAGgaggaaagctgcttttggGGGACAAACATCCTTTTTGGAGGGGGAGCAAAGTTTTTGGAGGAGAAGAAAGTTACTTTGGGTAATAAAAGCCACTTTTGTGGAGAAAAAAGTTGCTTGTTTGGGAG harbors:
- the SMO gene encoding protein smoothened isoform X1, which translates into the protein MAAPAGRWALVLGTALLLSGRRCPAAPLLNGSAGPERCRRTASCEQLRFGSCLGSALPYAATSTVLATDSASQEEAHGKLLLWSGLRNAPRCWDVIQPLLCAVYMPKCEDGQVELPSQTLCQATRAPCTIVERERGWPDFLKCTTDRFPEGCPNEVQNIKFNSSGQCEAPLVRTDNPKSWYEDVEGCGIQCQNPLFTEKEHREMHVYIAAFSSVTIFCTFFTLATFVADWRNSNRYPAVILFYVNACFFVGSIGWLAQFMDGARDEIVCRADGTMRLGEPTSNETLSCVIIFIIVYYSLMSGVIWFVMLTYAWHTSFKALGTTYQPLVGKTSYFHLITWSIPFVLTVAILAVAQVDGDSVSGICFVGYKNYRYRAGFVLAPIGLVLVVGGYFLIQGVMTLFSIKSNHPGLLSEKAASKINETMLRLGIFGFLAFGFVFITFGCHFYDFFNQAEWERSFRDYVLCEANVTIATQTNKPIPECEIKNRPSLLVEKINLFAMFGTGISMSTWVWTKATLLIWRRTWCRLTGQSDDQPKKIKKSKMIAKAFSKRKELLRDPGQELSFSMHTVTHDGPVAGLAFDINEPSADVSSAWAQHVTKMVARRGAILPQDVSVTPVATPVPPEERANLWVVEADVSPELQKRSGRRKKRRKRKKKEVSPDPERCLGGSAAPLAPSTVPRLPRLPPQPCLVAFAPDMLPPEAAFAGRPWDSRRRANVLHLISNPFCPEPGSLEEERPSTGHQQHNGAPLWPPRPDPRAGGMRTQGRRAALGPIHSRTNLVDAQLLDADLDF
- the SMO gene encoding protein smoothened isoform X2, encoding MAAPAGRWALVLGTALLLSGRRCPAAPLLNGSAGPERCRRTASCEQLRFGSCLGSALPYAATSTVLATDSASQEEAHGKLLLWSGLRNAPRCWDVIQPLLCAVYMPKCEDGQVELPSQTLCQATRAPCTIVERERGWPDFLKCTTDRFPEGCPNEVQNIKFNSSGQCEAPLVRTDNPKSWYEDVEGCGIQCQNPLFTEKEHREMHVYIAAFSSVTIFCTFFTLATFVADWRNSNRYPAVILFYVNACFFVGSIGWLAQFMDGARDEIVCRADGTMRLGEPTSNETLSCVIIFIIVYYSLMSGVIWFVMLTYAWHTSFKALGTTYQPLVGKTSYFHLITWSIPFVLTVAILAVAQVDGDSVSGICFVGYKNYRYRAGFVLAPIGLVLVVGGYFLIQGVMTLFSIKSNHPGLLSEKAASKINETMLRLGIFGFLAFGFVFITFGCHFYDFFNQAEWERSFRDYVLCEANVTIATQTNKPIPECEIKNRPSLLVEKINLFAMFGTGISMSTWVWTKATLLIWRRTWCRLTGQSDDQPKKIKKSKMIAKAFSKRKELLRDPGQELSFSMHTVTHDGPVAGLAFDINEPSADVSSAWAQHVTKMVARRGAILPQDVSVTPVATPVPPEERANLWVVEADVSPELQKRSGRRKKRRKRKKKEPCLVAFAPDMLPPEAAFAGRPWDSRRRANVLHLISNPFCPEPGSLEEERPSTGHQQHNGAPLWPPRPDPRAGGMRTQGRRAALGPIHSRTNLVDAQLLDADLDF
- the SMO gene encoding protein smoothened isoform X3; its protein translation is MAAPAGRWALVLGTALLLSGRRCPAAPLLNGSAGPERCRRTASCEQLRFGSCLGSALPYAATSTVLATDSASQEEAHGKLLLWSGLRNAPRCWDVIQPLLCAVYMPKCEDGQVELPSQTLCQATRAPCTIVERERGWPDFLKCTTDRFPEGCPNEVQNIKFNSSGQCEAPLVRTDNPKSWYEDVEGCGIQCQNPLFTEKEHREMHVYIAAFSSVTIFCTFFTLATFVADWRNSNRYPAVILFYVNACFFVGSIGWLAQFMDGARDEIVCRADGTMRLGEPTSNETLSCVIIFIIVYYSLMSGVIWFVMLTYAWHTSFKALGTTYQPLVGKTSYFHLITWSIPFVLTVAILAVAQVDGDSVSGICFVGYKNYRYRAGFVLAPIGLVLVVGGYFLIQGVMTLFSIKSNHPGLLSEKAASKINETMLRLGIFGFLAFGFVFITFGCHFYDFFNQAEWERSFRDYVLCEANVTIATQTNKPIPECEIKNRPSLLVEKINLFAMFGTGISMSTWVWTKATLLIWRRTWCRLTGQSDDQPKKIKKSKMIAKAFSKRKELLRDPGQELSFSMHTVTHDGPVAGLAFDINEPSADVSSAWAQHVTKMVARRGAILPQDVSVTPVATPVPPEERANLWVVEADVSPELQKRSGRRKKRRKRKKKELPSPGDHGTAAAEPTSCTSSATPSAPSLAPWRRRGPAPGTSSTMGLRCGPPGRTPVLGG